In Liquorilactobacillus nagelii DSM 13675, the following proteins share a genomic window:
- a CDS encoding efflux RND transporter periplasmic adaptor subunit: protein MKKNKKKLGIISVIIIIFIGLIVAGVKLHNQPTTSAKKIYRTVKLQQQEPLTLMGKITASKTQILQNPAGKVQQVEVQNGQTVTQGQEILTTYSDSAHQAVTSQQQEINKLQRDLNSGNSQVKQLQQQLAATDSSDDGYSDLKQQLTQAQNTVSDTQAELTSANQKLQQLNTKVNGRLTAPYSGVIDLSYSATGTPQVKLQAADLQATGQVSEYSYSKLSPGTQIDVTAVATKEKTTTKVTYLAKTAAADSTKNEAKYQFTAAVSGNFMDGQTIKIAVSQNGIRIPVSAIYHNHVFVVDQDKITDVVAVSGSRQDGYLITDNNDLKGRKIITNPDAKLKQGSKVTADD, encoded by the coding sequence TTGAAAAAAAATAAGAAAAAATTAGGAATTATTAGTGTCATTATAATTATTTTTATTGGCTTGATAGTGGCAGGAGTTAAGTTGCATAATCAACCTACGACAAGCGCCAAAAAAATATATCGAACAGTTAAGTTACAACAGCAAGAACCATTAACGCTGATGGGAAAAATTACTGCCAGCAAGACACAAATTTTACAAAATCCGGCTGGCAAGGTTCAGCAAGTTGAAGTTCAAAATGGACAGACTGTTACTCAAGGACAAGAGATATTAACTACATATAGTGATTCAGCTCATCAAGCTGTTACTAGTCAACAACAGGAAATTAATAAACTGCAACGAGATTTGAATTCGGGCAACAGTCAAGTTAAACAGTTACAGCAGCAACTAGCAGCAACCGATTCAAGTGATGATGGCTATAGTGACTTAAAGCAGCAATTGACACAAGCACAAAATACAGTTTCTGATACTCAAGCAGAATTGACCAGTGCAAACCAAAAATTACAGCAGTTGAATACCAAGGTTAATGGTCGTTTAACGGCACCATATAGTGGTGTTATCGATCTTAGTTATTCTGCAACTGGAACTCCGCAGGTTAAATTACAAGCTGCTGATTTACAGGCTACAGGCCAAGTTTCAGAGTACAGTTACAGCAAACTAAGCCCCGGTACCCAGATTGATGTTACGGCTGTCGCTACTAAAGAAAAAACTACCACGAAAGTGACTTATTTAGCAAAAACTGCCGCAGCAGATAGTACTAAAAATGAAGCGAAATACCAATTTACAGCAGCAGTTTCTGGTAATTTTATGGATGGACAAACAATTAAAATTGCAGTTTCGCAAAATGGAATTCGAATTCCTGTTTCAGCGATTTATCATAATCACGTTTTTGTTGTTGATCAAGATAAAATTACTGATGTTGTCGCTGTCAGTGGATCACGGCAAGATGGTTATTTGATTACTGATAATAATGATTTGAAAGGTCGCAAAATTATTACTAATCCAGATGCCAAATTGAAACAAGGAAGCAAGGTAACGGCGGATGATTAA
- a CDS encoding APC family permease, with amino-acid sequence MENSLTKKHFISWPVISFLDFVTIIGFDDILYPLQNQGLSVVFTWIFMVFAFVIPYEMSVSQLGATFTGQEDGGLSSWVRHSTNDTLGYWTAWMYWAASLPYIVDVANSVIVSFSWLVLGNNSLGQRMSNFTFGLLTFIVILIFILLQNFFKRSMEVMATIGGGAMFLMTVLFVIMTGYSLAHGGQIATHPFNFSSFIPHFSLQYFSTTGLLMFAVCGAELVAPYLIKMRNPNRDFPKAMWLVAFMTAFLTVFGTFSLAIFFNANNLPHDLKMNGSYYAFQLLGQRLGMGNILLYIFTIVQAIYMMAQLAVLLDAASWVIAGDTAVNFMPRWLSKRNKNGRPLHSYVLTSGLCLFLLLMSGTLPNINSIFNWLLNLNGIVFPFKNCWIFLAFIAVRWQSDRFHSSFVFIKKKAVAIAVGVWCFIFSFVCALMSFIPQDVKFGTTAYDHQLLMNLFSVFVLFGVGMIMPLLARLEKRQQVPEEN; translated from the coding sequence ATGGAAAATTCACTTACAAAAAAACATTTTATTAGTTGGCCGGTTATTTCCTTCTTAGACTTCGTCACAATTATCGGTTTTGATGATATTCTTTACCCACTGCAAAATCAGGGACTTTCAGTTGTCTTTACTTGGATTTTTATGGTCTTTGCTTTTGTTATTCCTTATGAAATGTCTGTTAGTCAATTAGGAGCAACTTTTACTGGTCAAGAAGATGGGGGGCTTTCATCATGGGTGCGCCACAGTACTAATGATACCCTTGGCTACTGGACTGCTTGGATGTACTGGGCAGCTAGTTTACCTTACATTGTAGATGTCGCCAATTCCGTAATCGTATCATTTAGTTGGTTAGTTTTAGGCAACAACTCACTTGGACAGCGAATGTCAAATTTTACTTTTGGTTTGCTGACCTTTATTGTTATTTTGATTTTTATTTTACTACAGAACTTTTTCAAGCGATCAATGGAGGTTATGGCAACAATTGGTGGTGGAGCAATGTTTTTAATGACTGTTTTATTTGTTATTATGACTGGTTACTCACTAGCCCATGGCGGTCAAATTGCCACTCATCCCTTTAATTTCAGCTCATTTATTCCCCATTTTAGTTTACAGTATTTTTCAACTACTGGTTTACTGATGTTTGCGGTCTGCGGAGCTGAGTTAGTTGCCCCTTACCTGATCAAAATGCGTAATCCCAACCGCGATTTTCCTAAAGCTATGTGGTTGGTAGCATTCATGACTGCCTTTTTGACTGTTTTTGGAACCTTTTCATTAGCCATTTTCTTCAATGCCAATAACCTGCCGCACGATTTAAAAATGAACGGCTCCTACTATGCTTTCCAACTACTGGGACAACGTTTAGGAATGGGAAATATCCTTTTGTACATCTTTACGATCGTCCAAGCAATTTATATGATGGCTCAATTAGCCGTATTGTTGGATGCCGCCAGCTGGGTCATCGCTGGAGATACAGCCGTCAACTTTATGCCGCGATGGTTAAGTAAACGCAACAAAAATGGCCGGCCATTACATAGCTATGTGTTGACCAGTGGCTTATGCTTATTTTTATTATTAATGAGTGGGACTTTGCCGAACATTAATTCGATTTTCAACTGGTTACTGAACTTGAATGGAATTGTTTTTCCTTTCAAAAACTGTTGGATTTTCTTAGCCTTTATCGCCGTACGTTGGCAATCAGATCGATTTCATTCATCATTTGTTTTTATTAAAAAGAAAGCAGTTGCGATTGCAGTCGGTGTTTGGTGCTTTATCTTTTCATTTGTCTGCGCACTAATGAGTTTTATTCCCCAAGATGTAAAATTTGGGACAACAGCTTATGACCACCAATTGCTAATGAACCTCTTTTCGGTTTTTGTTTTATTTGGTGTCGGGATGATAATGCCATTATTAGCCCGCTTAGAAAAGCGACAACAAGTTCCTGAAGAAAACTAG
- a CDS encoding ABC transporter ATP-binding protein: MSAQGLNLQHVSYKKLTKTILNDITVEIPLGRLVVLLGENGVGKTTLMRVISDLNKGYQGEISLAGISDERRKSLISYSDDLTSFRSKATLSDIIAFYQQGYPDFDLKRVNELLNFMRLDPLQRLGSLSKGNREKLIIALTLARRTKLYLLDEPLSGVDIFSRDKIISSLVKWIDHDSLLIISTHHLSELEQVIDDVLILKDQRLLEYRNVEDIRQNEGLSVEEYYRQTYLEN; the protein is encoded by the coding sequence ATGTCAGCACAAGGATTGAACTTGCAACATGTCAGTTATAAAAAACTGACTAAAACAATTTTAAACGATATTACAGTTGAGATTCCTTTAGGACGGTTGGTTGTTTTATTAGGAGAAAATGGAGTTGGTAAAACCACTTTAATGCGAGTTATTAGTGATTTGAACAAGGGGTATCAAGGGGAAATTAGTTTAGCGGGTATCAGTGATGAACGACGAAAAAGCTTGATTTCGTATTCAGATGATTTAACTAGTTTCCGTTCCAAAGCAACGCTCAGTGATATTATTGCTTTTTATCAACAAGGATACCCGGATTTTGATTTGAAACGGGTTAATGAACTGTTGAACTTTATGCGGCTGGATCCTTTGCAGCGGTTGGGTAGCTTATCCAAGGGAAATCGCGAGAAATTAATTATTGCGCTAACCCTGGCGCGGCGAACCAAATTGTATTTGTTAGACGAGCCATTGAGCGGAGTTGATATTTTTAGCCGTGATAAAATTATTTCGAGTTTGGTTAAATGGATTGATCATGATTCATTATTGATTATTTCGACGCATCATCTAAGTGAGTTGGAACAAGTAATTGATGATGTTTTGATTCTAAAGGATCAGCGCTTGCTGGAATACCGCAATGTTGAAGATATTCGCCAAAATGAAGGCTTAAGTGTTGAAGAATATTATCGTCAAACTTATTTAGAAAACTGA
- a CDS encoding GntR family transcriptional regulator, with amino-acid sequence MILTIDFQSEIPIYQQIRAAVVAEIAAGRVKTGEKLPPIRTLANELKVNLHTVNKAYQQLEQEGLIKLLGRRGAIVGEPSITDMQQTKKNLQQAVTEAVAYGLGYPELQKVVQQTCQRLKEGELIESHPGD; translated from the coding sequence ATGATTCTAACAATTGATTTTCAATCAGAAATACCGATTTATCAGCAAATCAGAGCTGCAGTAGTGGCTGAGATTGCAGCTGGTCGAGTTAAAACTGGTGAAAAGTTGCCACCAATTAGAACTTTGGCTAACGAATTAAAAGTTAATTTGCACACTGTCAATAAAGCTTATCAACAACTAGAACAAGAAGGACTTATCAAGTTATTGGGGCGTCGTGGAGCGATTGTTGGCGAACCATCGATAACTGATATGCAGCAGACTAAAAAAAATTTGCAGCAAGCAGTGACCGAAGCAGTTGCTTACGGTCTAGGTTATCCGGAGTTACAAAAAGTCGTTCAACAGACATGTCAACGGTTGAAAGAAGGTGAGTTAATTGAATCGCATCCAGGTGATTAA
- a CDS encoding ABC transporter ATP-binding protein: MIKLEKVNKYYQQGGSQYHILKDINLTIDQGEFVSIMGQSGAGKSTLINIIGFLDDQFEGGYYYFDHPIHDYTRRDFSKLRNENVGFVFQNFKLIKNLTIAENVALPLLYAGQKRKMVKEKVSQALAAVGLPNSAQKKPTNLSGGQQQRVSIARAIIAQPKFLIADEPTGALDSQTSKEIMALFKRLNQQNNTTIIMVTHDRKVADQGERLIQILDGKIIADEKIGVKA, translated from the coding sequence ATGATTAAACTCGAAAAAGTTAATAAATATTATCAACAAGGCGGTAGCCAATACCATATTTTAAAAGATATTAATTTGACAATTGACCAAGGGGAGTTTGTTTCAATTATGGGGCAATCGGGCGCTGGAAAGTCAACCTTGATTAATATTATTGGGTTCTTAGATGATCAATTTGAGGGTGGTTACTATTATTTTGACCATCCGATTCATGATTATACCCGTCGTGATTTTTCAAAGCTCCGCAATGAAAATGTCGGTTTTGTATTTCAGAATTTTAAATTGATTAAAAATTTGACGATTGCGGAAAATGTTGCTTTACCATTACTATATGCCGGACAAAAACGCAAAATGGTTAAAGAAAAGGTGTCGCAAGCTCTAGCGGCGGTTGGCTTGCCTAATAGCGCACAAAAGAAACCAACTAATTTATCAGGCGGTCAGCAGCAGCGGGTCTCAATCGCACGGGCAATTATTGCACAGCCAAAATTTTTAATTGCCGATGAACCAACGGGGGCTTTAGACAGTCAGACTTCTAAGGAAATCATGGCGCTTTTTAAACGACTGAATCAACAAAATAATACGACGATTATAATGGTAACACATGATCGCAAAGTTGCTGATCAAGGGGAAAGACTGATTCAAATTTTGGATGGCAAAATTATTGCCGATGAGAAGATTGGGGTGAAAGCTTAA
- a CDS encoding GntR family transcriptional regulator — MKITKFKANLPIYLQVSDLLAERIIRGNYPPNAKVPSVRELAEELTTNPRTIQNALKELIDAGVLITHRGQGNFVTDDRAKIIQLKQQRIQKKTADYLDSLQPFLTWKEILLAVKSEIIKRKENEKCQHKD; from the coding sequence GTGAAAATTACGAAGTTTAAAGCTAATCTGCCAATTTATTTGCAAGTTAGTGACTTGTTGGCTGAGCGCATCATTCGTGGCAATTATCCACCTAATGCTAAAGTTCCCTCGGTTAGAGAGCTGGCCGAAGAATTAACGACTAATCCGCGAACAATTCAAAATGCCTTGAAAGAGTTGATTGATGCTGGAGTTTTAATTACCCACCGCGGCCAGGGTAACTTCGTAACCGATGATCGCGCTAAAATTATCCAATTAAAGCAACAGCGGATTCAGAAAAAAACGGCTGATTATCTTGACAGTCTGCAGCCGTTCTTAACTTGGAAAGAAATTTTGCTAGCAGTAAAGAGTGAGATTATTAAGAGAAAGGAAAACGAAAAATGTCAGCACAAGGATTGA
- a CDS encoding ABC transporter permease, with the protein MQFWELFKTSWLSLRTNPRRSLLTIFGIVVGIAAVITIISLGNGVKAKMLNELQATSTGKQTTKINYYSSSTTTAMGFNHQDIEKVKGKFAKVSSIKVINPVNNVTVAAQIGNQPANTQVTLLKQPVSSLKILAGREISKYDLAVANPVALISEKTAKKQYGSSSNALGTAVEVKHVSYRVVGVYHSNESHYKVNFLLPKKAFYQRTAVDSGNTIKLTFNRGANVASESKRIVKYLKQHGSQRKQGSYEYFDVGSFLKSVSKVIDSMTVFISAIAGISLFIAGIGVMNMMYTSVAERTQEIGIRLAVGAQPRSIMLQFLLEAVMLTVTGGVLGFLFGVGLAKGISLALPFKAVVTFSSFLLAFGVSALVGILFGLLPAKQAANKNLIDILR; encoded by the coding sequence ATGCAGTTTTGGGAATTGTTTAAGACTTCTTGGCTTTCTTTGCGCACTAACCCACGACGCAGTTTATTGACAATCTTTGGAATTGTTGTCGGGATAGCCGCGGTAATTACAATTATTTCATTGGGAAATGGTGTCAAAGCGAAAATGCTAAATGAGTTGCAGGCAACTTCAACAGGAAAGCAAACGACTAAGATTAATTATTATAGCAGCAGTACAACAACTGCCATGGGTTTCAATCACCAAGATATTGAAAAAGTCAAAGGCAAATTTGCTAAAGTTTCATCAATCAAAGTTATTAACCCAGTAAATAATGTGACAGTTGCGGCACAAATTGGCAATCAACCAGCCAATACGCAAGTTACGTTACTAAAGCAACCGGTAAGTTCGTTGAAAATCTTAGCAGGTCGAGAAATTTCAAAATATGATCTTGCGGTCGCTAATCCGGTGGCGTTGATTAGCGAAAAAACGGCTAAAAAGCAATATGGCTCTAGCAGCAATGCATTAGGAACAGCTGTTGAAGTCAAACACGTTTCTTATCGAGTAGTTGGAGTTTATCACTCAAATGAAAGTCATTATAAGGTTAACTTTTTATTACCGAAGAAGGCTTTTTATCAACGGACAGCTGTTGATAGTGGCAATACAATCAAATTAACTTTCAATCGTGGAGCTAATGTTGCTAGTGAAAGTAAACGAATTGTTAAGTATTTAAAACAACATGGTTCACAGCGAAAGCAGGGCAGTTATGAGTATTTTGACGTGGGGTCATTCTTAAAGAGTGTATCAAAGGTCATTGATTCAATGACGGTCTTTATCAGTGCGATTGCCGGAATTTCCTTATTTATTGCCGGAATCGGTGTGATGAACATGATGTATACTTCAGTGGCTGAACGAACTCAAGAAATTGGAATCCGTCTAGCAGTTGGTGCTCAACCCCGTTCGATCATGCTGCAATTTTTATTAGAAGCTGTCATGTTGACAGTCACAGGGGGAGTGCTCGGTTTCTTATTTGGAGTTGGACTTGCCAAGGGAATCTCACTAGCGTTGCCGTTTAAGGCAGTTGTTACCTTTAGTTCTTTCTTACTAGCATTTGGTGTTTCGGCTTTAGTCGGAATTTTATTTGGACTGTTGCCAGCAAAACAGGCAGCTAACAAAAACTTGATTGATATTTTACGTTAA
- a CDS encoding DUF5808 domain-containing protein, giving the protein MNRIQVINELSWWLLLLLLAVEPWLTNKNVIFGVAFSQGEFWQKPFPRRLRRWYLLVLLGGGLLFNLLLLNSSQKTTWLLLGMPLLLGLSLLTFGIFHHKILNWQLQQKTDLQLTKQCLSVDTQQLSENELSAWWLVTLLILPFTAVISASFNYADLPAKLPVHFSFTGPDAWINKSQGGVWKVLVMQFGITLIFILLTWLMRRSPAAVRGNSQAVPGFYRFRRSIYFLLIFAGLLSQVTLSTPFLTQQNQLVFWLNRLNLIFVLILVIMPLLFYWFFTLRHEPHGPILNDNSKWLLGLIYYDPHDPSIFVQKRSGLGFTLNMARPASWVILGGIFVFAIIAAWLQN; this is encoded by the coding sequence TTGAATCGCATCCAGGTGATTAATGAACTGTCTTGGTGGTTATTGTTGTTATTGCTGGCGGTTGAACCATGGTTAACTAATAAAAATGTTATTTTTGGTGTGGCTTTCAGTCAAGGTGAATTCTGGCAAAAACCTTTTCCTCGTCGTTTGCGAAGATGGTATTTGCTGGTTTTACTAGGGGGTGGTTTGCTCTTTAATTTGTTATTACTTAACAGCAGTCAGAAAACAACTTGGCTGTTATTAGGCATGCCATTACTTTTGGGCTTGAGTTTGTTAACTTTTGGTATTTTTCATCATAAAATTTTAAATTGGCAACTTCAACAAAAAACTGATCTTCAACTGACTAAGCAGTGCTTAAGTGTTGATACGCAACAACTAAGTGAAAATGAGCTTTCAGCTTGGTGGTTGGTGACTTTGTTGATTTTACCATTTACTGCTGTAATTTCTGCCAGTTTTAATTATGCTGACTTACCAGCTAAATTACCAGTTCATTTTTCTTTCACTGGTCCTGATGCTTGGATAAATAAAAGTCAAGGCGGTGTCTGGAAAGTTTTGGTTATGCAATTTGGAATAACACTGATTTTCATTTTGCTAACTTGGTTAATGCGGCGGTCACCAGCAGCCGTTCGTGGTAATTCTCAAGCAGTACCTGGTTTTTATCGTTTTCGACGCAGCATTTATTTTTTACTGATTTTTGCTGGGTTATTAAGTCAAGTTACTTTATCGACGCCTTTTTTGACACAACAAAATCAACTAGTATTTTGGTTAAATAGGCTTAATCTTATCTTTGTACTGATATTAGTTATCATGCCATTGCTTTTCTATTGGTTTTTTACGCTCCGTCATGAACCACATGGTCCTATTTTAAATGATAACAGTAAGTGGTTGCTGGGATTGATTTATTATGATCCACACGATCCTTCGATTTTTGTGCAAAAAAGAAGCGGGTTGGGTTTTACTTTGAATATGGCTCGACCTGCTAGTTGGGTAATTTTAGGCGGAATTTTTGTATTTGCTATTATAGCGGCTTGGCTGCAAAATTAA